A genomic stretch from Desulfuromonas acetoxidans DSM 684 includes:
- a CDS encoding M48 family metalloprotease — translation MFTVTACLPQTLPHPWQKKNVTTVVQVKRAGADAARYLVQKHGGRLNDETIQNYLDSLVRRLATYEGYRNQDWQVLVVNDPACDLLAVPGQTVLVYRGFLAAVDSEQELAAALGHAMAHLALDHLARSATEEAFEQPITTTAGNDSTVIRGQQLADYMLQHHYSFEEETQAQALWQQQVGPMGQAAVLSAALCRDGWIERHPNGSATVLPVLPPPPEPLSAVSFDDMHNVLMALVPGYVVFEQGVEQERLDHFPQAIGLYLQAATQSPDQSQILTGLGLAYLKVGELNSAKHHLQRAVRLDGGYYRSRLGLGYVALQLEQFGLAEKELRASQALLPTVQGSYLLAELYQRQGDWQQAEPLFQQVVDGDPHGRLGKAARRALQQRQ, via the coding sequence ATGTTTACTGTAACAGCGTGTCTTCCCCAAACCCTGCCACATCCCTGGCAGAAAAAAAACGTCACAACAGTGGTGCAGGTCAAACGTGCCGGGGCGGATGCGGCACGCTATCTGGTTCAGAAGCATGGTGGCCGGTTAAACGATGAAACGATTCAAAATTATCTCGACAGTTTGGTTCGTCGTCTGGCGACCTATGAGGGCTACCGGAACCAGGACTGGCAGGTGCTGGTGGTCAATGATCCAGCCTGTGACCTGCTGGCGGTTCCGGGGCAGACCGTGTTGGTCTACCGTGGTTTTCTTGCTGCGGTAGACTCAGAGCAAGAACTGGCCGCTGCGCTGGGGCATGCAATGGCACATCTTGCTCTCGACCATCTGGCGCGTAGCGCCACTGAAGAGGCTTTTGAGCAGCCGATCACAACCACGGCTGGTAACGACAGCACGGTGATTCGTGGTCAGCAACTGGCGGATTATATGTTACAGCACCATTATTCATTCGAAGAGGAGACACAGGCGCAGGCTCTCTGGCAGCAGCAGGTTGGCCCAATGGGACAGGCTGCTGTTTTAAGTGCCGCACTTTGCCGTGACGGCTGGATAGAGCGCCACCCCAATGGCAGTGCTACCGTGTTGCCGGTTTTGCCTCCCCCGCCAGAGCCATTGTCTGCTGTTTCCTTTGATGACATGCACAATGTGCTCATGGCGCTGGTGCCGGGTTATGTCGTCTTTGAGCAGGGGGTGGAACAGGAACGTCTGGATCATTTTCCCCAGGCCATAGGCCTGTATCTGCAGGCAGCGACCCAGTCTCCGGATCAGAGTCAGATTCTCACTGGATTGGGGTTGGCCTATCTTAAAGTTGGTGAGCTGAACAGCGCCAAACATCATTTGCAGCGCGCTGTGCGCCTGGATGGGGGCTATTACCGCAGTCGTCTGGGGTTGGGGTATGTTGCACTGCAACTTGAGCAGTTTGGGCTGGCTGAAAAAGAGTTGCGTGCAAGCCAGGCGCTTTTGCCGACCGTGCAGGGCAGTTATCTGTTGGCGGAACTGTATCAACGCCAGGGCGATTGG